The Streptomyces tendae genome has a window encoding:
- the mreC gene encoding rod shape-determining protein MreC, whose translation MRDTKESRLLLVLLIATAFALITVDIRGGEDSPVDGARQAAASVFGPIENGVSSAVDPIGNAVTAVRESGDRHDRLAELERENAALKAELGSDDRSRSRLKQLDKLLGVAGKGQYGIKGAQVIAIGAAQGFSWTITIDAGADDGIKRDMTVLNGDGLVGRVTTVGPGTATVLLASDPDFTVGTRMEAGDELGFASGQGDRPLRVELLNGKAEIKKGDRLVTFGSQADKPFVPGVPVGVVSRVDPSGGDLTRTLYVTPFVNFSKLDVVGVVVQAPAKDPRDTVLPKKPKPTPTPTVTVTVTPSAPADGLNQQEQ comes from the coding sequence GTGAGGGACACGAAAGAGAGCCGGCTGCTTCTGGTGCTGCTGATCGCCACCGCGTTCGCACTGATCACGGTGGACATCCGCGGTGGGGAGGACTCACCGGTCGACGGTGCCCGGCAGGCGGCGGCGTCCGTCTTCGGCCCGATCGAGAACGGCGTGTCCAGCGCGGTCGACCCGATCGGCAACGCGGTCACCGCCGTCCGCGAGTCCGGTGACCGGCACGACCGGCTCGCCGAACTGGAGCGGGAGAACGCGGCGCTCAAGGCCGAACTCGGCAGCGACGACCGCAGCCGCAGCCGCCTCAAGCAGCTCGACAAGCTCCTCGGCGTCGCCGGGAAGGGCCAGTACGGCATCAAGGGCGCTCAGGTCATCGCCATAGGAGCGGCCCAGGGCTTCTCCTGGACCATCACCATCGACGCGGGCGCCGACGACGGCATCAAGCGCGACATGACCGTCCTCAACGGCGACGGCCTGGTCGGCCGTGTCACCACCGTCGGCCCCGGCACCGCCACCGTGCTGCTCGCCAGCGACCCCGACTTCACCGTCGGCACCCGCATGGAGGCGGGCGACGAACTCGGCTTCGCCTCCGGCCAGGGCGACCGTCCGCTGCGCGTCGAACTGCTCAACGGCAAGGCCGAGATCAAGAAGGGCGACCGGCTGGTCACCTTCGGCTCGCAGGCCGACAAGCCGTTCGTGCCCGGCGTCCCGGTCGGCGTGGTCTCCCGCGTCGACCCCTCCGGCGGCGACCTGACCCGCACCCTGTACGTCACCCCGTTCGTCAATTTCAGCAAGCTCGACGTGGTGGGCGTCGTCGTCCAGGCGCCCGCGAAGGACCCGCGCGACACGGTGCTGCCGAAGAAGCCCAAGCCGACCCCGACGCCGACCGTGACGGTGACCGTCACCCCCTCGGCCCCTGCCGACGGCCTGAACCAGCAAGAGCAGTAG